The Deltaproteobacteria bacterium DNA segment ATCCTGAGCAGGAAGAACTTATTCGGCGCAAGGCGGCGGCAGGGTGCAACTTCATCCTCGGGGCCCAAGGAGCAGCGAAGTCGACACGCCGCGACACCGGCGGCTGGCGCTACAAGCCCGACGCGCGACGCGAGACGTTCTTGATGTCCAACATCTCTCCGCAAGCTCCTGACTTAAACCGCAGTTGGTGGCGGGTGCTCGAAGAGATGGAAGCCACCGACTTCGCCGTGCGGCTAGAGCGCGTGTGGGTTGTCACCGGCCCGGTGTTCAGTGGTGAGGTGAAGAAGCTAAAGGGTGTAGTGGATGTTCCGACCGCCTTCTACCGCATCATCCTCGACGAAGAGAACGGCCAACTGCGTGCGCTCGCCTTCATCGCCCCGCAAACCGTCACGGGGAATGAGCCGTTGAGCCAACGGCCGGTTGAAGTGCGCCGGGTGAAAGCCATCGATCAGCACACAGGCCGACTGAAACCAGAAGGCGAGGATTAAAGATGCTGCTCACGGTGAGATCGCGGTTTTGGTTGCGCCTCCGTGGAGGGTGGCGCGGGGACGGAGCTTCACTTTGACGGCTTCGCGGAAGAAAAGGGGGTCCGTGGCCTTGCTGGACCAGACGAAGGCTTCACCAGGATGGAGACGAGCCAATTGCTCGGGCGTTAGATTGAGTAACGCCGCATTCGCCTTCTGGATATGCTTTAACCAAGCAGGCGAATTAAACCGGTGCAAAATAATCTGCGAGGAA contains these protein-coding regions:
- a CDS encoding DNA/RNA non-specific endonuclease produces the protein PEQEELIRRKAAAGCNFILGAQGAAKSTRRDTGGWRYKPDARRETFLMSNISPQAPDLNRSWWRVLEEMEATDFAVRLERVWVVTGPVFSGEVKKLKGVVDVPTAFYRIILDEENGQLRALAFIAPQTVTGNEPLSQRPVEVRRVKAIDQHTGRLKPEGED